In one Ochotona princeps isolate mOchPri1 chromosome 16, mOchPri1.hap1, whole genome shotgun sequence genomic region, the following are encoded:
- the ACP4 gene encoding testicular acid phosphatase isoform X2, with translation MAGPGLGGHPTGPLLPLLLLLLPPLALPEGPLVFVAVVFRHGDRAPLASYPTDPHKDVVSALWPRGLGQLTGEGVRQQLELGRFLRRRYKAFLSPEFRREEVYVRSTDFDRTLESAQANLAGLFPEAAPGRAEADWRPIPVHTVPVGEDKLLRFPMRSCPRYHELLRESTEAPEYQEALEGWTDFLARLENFTGLALVGEPLRRAWKVLDTLICQRAHGLQLPSWASPHVLRTLAQISALDIGAHVGPPKAAEKAQLSGGILLDAILANFSRAQRLGLPLKMVMYSAHDSTLLALQGALGLYDGHTPPYAACLGFEFRRHLRDPDTDGGNVTISLFYRNDSARAPLSLSLPGCPASCPLGRFRHLTAPARPPAQGIPCYGVYEPATSPATAVPLLAGAVALLAVLSLGMALLARRPACLRAWGGAV, from the exons ATGGCCGGGCCAGGGCTTGGGGGCCACCCCACCGGGCCGCTCctgccgctgctgttgctgctgctgccacccctGGCCCTGCCGGAAGGACCCCTGGTGTTCGTGGCCGTG GTGTTCCGCCATGGCGACCGGGCCCCCCTGGCCTCTTACCCCACGGACCCCCACAAGGATGTGGTCTCCGCCCTGTGGCCCCGTGGCCTGGGCCAGCTGACCGGG GAGGGCGTCcgccagcagctggagctgggccgattcCTGAGGAGGCGCTACAAGGCCTTCCTGAGCCCCGAGTTCCGGCGGGAGGAG GTGTATGTTCGCAGCACTGACTTCGACCGCACCTTGGAGAGCGCCCAGGCCAACCTGGCCGGACTGTTCCCAGAGGCGGCGCCGGGACGCGCCGAGGCCGACTGGAGGCCCATCCCGGTGCACACGGTGCCCGTGGGCGAGGACAAG CTGCTGAGGTTCCCCATGCGGAGCTGTCCGCGGTACCACGAGCTGCTGCGCGAGTCCACCGAGGCCCCCGAATACCAAGAAGCCCTGGAGGGCTGGACG gatTTCCTGGCACGTCTGGAGAACTTCACCGGGCTGGCACTGGTTGGGGAACCGCTCCGCAGGGCGTGGAAGGTTCTGGACACCCTCATCTGCCAg AGAGCCCACGGCCTGCAGCTCCCGTCCTGGGCGTCCCCTCACGTCCTGCGGACGCTCGCCCAGATCTCGGCCCTGGACATTGGCGCCCACGTGGGCCCACCCAAGGCGGCGGAGAAGGCCCAGCTGAGTGGGG GGATCCTGCTGGACGCCATCCTGGCCAACTTCTCCCGGGCCCAGCGCCTGGGACTGCCGCTCAAGATGGTGATGTACTCGGCT CACGACAGCACCCTGCTGGCCCTCCAGGGAGCCCTGGGCCTCTACGACGGCCACACGCCACCCTATGCCGCCTGCTTGGGCTTCGAGTTTCGGAGACACCTCAGGGACCCGGACACCGACGGAGG GAACGTCACCATCTCCCTCTTCTACCGCAACGACTCTGCCCGTGCGCCCCTGTCCCTCAGCCTCCCCGGGTGCCCCGCTTCCTGCCCACTGGGCCGCTTCCGCCACCTGACGGCCCCGGCTCGGCCCCCAGCGCAGGGCATCCCCTGCTACGGCGTCTATGAACCCGCCACCTCCCCAG CCACCGCGGTGCCCCTGCTGGCTGGAGCCGTGGCCCTGCTGGCAGTGCTCAGCTTGGGGATGGCCCTGCTGGCCCGGAGACCGGCCTGCCTGCGGGCCTGGGGGGGGGCCGTGTGA
- the ACP4 gene encoding testicular acid phosphatase isoform X1 — protein MAGPGLGGHPTGPLLPLLLLLLPPLALPEGPLVFVAVVFRHGDRAPLASYPTDPHKDVVSALWPRGLGQLTGEGVRQQLELGRFLRRRYKAFLSPEFRREEVYVRSTDFDRTLESAQANLAGLFPEAAPGRAEADWRPIPVHTVPVGEDKLLRFPMRSCPRYHELLRESTEAPEYQEALEGWTDFLARLENFTGLALVGEPLRRAWKVLDTLICQRAHGLQLPSWASPHVLRTLAQISALDIGAHVGPPKAAEKAQLSGGILLDAILANFSRAQRLGLPLKMVMYSAHDSTLLALQGALGLYDGHTPPYAACLGFEFRRHLRDPDTDGGNVTISLFYRNDSARAPLSLSLPGCPASCPLGRFRHLTAPARPPAQGIPCYGVYEPATSPGDGLVRWGWEPGEPRPADSQPPCSSRSHRGAPAGWSRGPAGSAQLGDGPAGPETGLPAGLGGGRVSWETRAPLPLS, from the exons ATGGCCGGGCCAGGGCTTGGGGGCCACCCCACCGGGCCGCTCctgccgctgctgttgctgctgctgccacccctGGCCCTGCCGGAAGGACCCCTGGTGTTCGTGGCCGTG GTGTTCCGCCATGGCGACCGGGCCCCCCTGGCCTCTTACCCCACGGACCCCCACAAGGATGTGGTCTCCGCCCTGTGGCCCCGTGGCCTGGGCCAGCTGACCGGG GAGGGCGTCcgccagcagctggagctgggccgattcCTGAGGAGGCGCTACAAGGCCTTCCTGAGCCCCGAGTTCCGGCGGGAGGAG GTGTATGTTCGCAGCACTGACTTCGACCGCACCTTGGAGAGCGCCCAGGCCAACCTGGCCGGACTGTTCCCAGAGGCGGCGCCGGGACGCGCCGAGGCCGACTGGAGGCCCATCCCGGTGCACACGGTGCCCGTGGGCGAGGACAAG CTGCTGAGGTTCCCCATGCGGAGCTGTCCGCGGTACCACGAGCTGCTGCGCGAGTCCACCGAGGCCCCCGAATACCAAGAAGCCCTGGAGGGCTGGACG gatTTCCTGGCACGTCTGGAGAACTTCACCGGGCTGGCACTGGTTGGGGAACCGCTCCGCAGGGCGTGGAAGGTTCTGGACACCCTCATCTGCCAg AGAGCCCACGGCCTGCAGCTCCCGTCCTGGGCGTCCCCTCACGTCCTGCGGACGCTCGCCCAGATCTCGGCCCTGGACATTGGCGCCCACGTGGGCCCACCCAAGGCGGCGGAGAAGGCCCAGCTGAGTGGGG GGATCCTGCTGGACGCCATCCTGGCCAACTTCTCCCGGGCCCAGCGCCTGGGACTGCCGCTCAAGATGGTGATGTACTCGGCT CACGACAGCACCCTGCTGGCCCTCCAGGGAGCCCTGGGCCTCTACGACGGCCACACGCCACCCTATGCCGCCTGCTTGGGCTTCGAGTTTCGGAGACACCTCAGGGACCCGGACACCGACGGAGG GAACGTCACCATCTCCCTCTTCTACCGCAACGACTCTGCCCGTGCGCCCCTGTCCCTCAGCCTCCCCGGGTGCCCCGCTTCCTGCCCACTGGGCCGCTTCCGCCACCTGACGGCCCCGGCTCGGCCCCCAGCGCAGGGCATCCCCTGCTACGGCGTCTATGAACCCGCCACCTCCCCAGGTGACGGCCTTGTGCGCTGGGGGTGGGAGCCCGGGGAGCCCAGGCCGGCAGACTCACAGCCCCCGTGTTCCTCCCGCAGCCACCGCGGTGCCCCTGCTGGCTGGAGCCGTGGCCCTGCTGGCAGTGCTCAGCTTGGGGATGGCCCTGCTGGCCCGGAGACCGGCCTGCCTGCGGGCCTGGGGGGGGGCCGTGTGAGCTGGGAAACCAGGGCGCCCCTCCCCCTTAGCTGA